A genome region from Euphorbia lathyris chromosome 4, ddEupLath1.1, whole genome shotgun sequence includes the following:
- the LOC136227880 gene encoding protein RECOGNITION OF PERONOSPORA PARASITICA 7-like: MVDAIVSLAVERIADLLIKEAGFLSGVREEVVRLQDELKRMQCFLKDVDRKQHQDDRVRNFISEIRGVAYDSEDVIDTYIVKTATRKGGALGFINKFLSFFTKVPALHHIRNQIESIRTKIGDISTSMQTYGIQFDAETGEEQRRLRASHPYYEDEHVISFEAIKRDVKDQLMMEEEQLRVVSIVGMGGLGKTTLAKTIYNDIQIKKQFDCVSWAFISQQFSVRDVLIAILMEVAPSTQNRSDLEKMIEEELIKTLYNELKSKRYMVVLDDIWKNEAWDSLKHAFPNGKKGSKVLFTTRDRDVASYADPRSTHVEPPLLSDDEGWELLSKKAFSKDVLTERSWAPEYEILGRKMVKKSGGLPLAIVVIGGLLATKKTVSEWRTVQRNINTLFTKLQHDNQYGGVYGILALSYQALPFHLKPCFLYLSQFPEDWPIKKRTLIRMWIAEGFIQQQGDETMEDIAEGYLEEIVHRSMVQVSKRDHTGTGIKICRMHDLVRDLCILKAKEESFLRVVEHSEYNSSAWTFLSTAVTGQSRRLALHLHESEYSLQNYNVVMSCVPLVGKGDSGIRSLLYFAQKDRHHMEKQQAKFIFKNLRLLRVLNIENVHHIVHHIPREIGNLIHLRYLGLRGVYSRITPAMPSSLSNLEGLYTIDLRDSQRSILSLNTDALLKLESLRHLLLDSRGVLPLKSLRNLETLKIVTGESLTKDNAVFELTNLRNLAVYFETGEEVEMVLKSPCVASGLLRSLKMEMPRGTSFPKLEQLSSCEDLTKAALRGKIAEDSLEFLPASLTKLVLQDSELKQDPMFILEKFHNLRYLHLEDDAYNGSKMVCSANGFPQLEILKLRSLRNLKEWRIENGAMPCLNNLSLRELGRLRMDPQMFKKFVSTLKQFEYSEMSREFMSDMSRTFQGLISN; encoded by the coding sequence ATGGTGGATGCTATCGTTTCTTTAGCAGTTGAAAGAATTGCTGACTTGCTTATCAAAGAAGCAGGTTTTCTCAGTGGTGTAAGGGAGGAAGTCGTTCGCCTGCAAGATGAACTTAAGAGGATGCAATGCTTCTTGAAAGATGTTGATCGTAAGCAACATCAAGACGACCGTGTTCGTAACttcatttcagaaatcagaGGTGTTGCTTATGATTCTGAGGATGTCATCGACACCTACATTGTTAAGACTGCAACAAGGAAAGGAGGAGCACTTGGCTTCATCAACAAGTTCCTCTCCTTTTTCACCAAGGTTCCTGCTTTACACCATATCAGGAACCAGATCGAATCGATCCGAACGAAAATTGGTGATATTTCTACAAGTATGCAGACCTACGGTATCCAATTTGATGCTGAAACCGGTGAGGAACAACGGAGACTGAGAGCTTCGCATCCCTACTATGAGGATGAACATGTTATTAGCTTTGAGGCAATTAAAAGAGATGTTAAAGATCAACTCATGATGGAAGAAGAGCAACTACGTGTCGTTTCGATTGTGGGAATGGGAGGGTTGGGTAAAACTACTTTGGCTAAGACAATATATAATGACATTCAAATCAAGAAGCAATTTGATTGTGTTTCTTGGGCTTTCATATCTCAACAGTTCTCTGTAAGAGATGTACTCATTGCAATCTTGATGGAAGTTGCACCATCAACGCAAAACAGATCGGATTTGGAGAAAATGATAGAGGAAGAGCTGATCAAAACACTATATAATGAGCTAAAGTCGAAGCGGTAcatggtggttcttgatgacaTTTGGAAAAATGAAGCATGGGATAGTTTAAAACATGCTTTTCCAAACGGGAAGAAAGGAAGCAAAGTTTTATTCACTACTCGTGACAGAGATGTTGCCTCTTATGCTGATCCACGGAGCACACATGTGGAACCACCATTATTGAGTGATGATGAGGGATGGGAACTTCTTAGCAAAAAAGCATTCTCCAAAGATGTTCTCACCGAGCGTAGCTGGGCACCCGAATATGAGATATTGGGCAGGAAGATGGTGAAAAAAAGTGGAGGATTACCCTTAGCAATTGTGGTAATTGGAGGTTTGTTGGCAACAAAGAAGACGGTGAGCGAGTGGAGAACAGTACAGCGAAACATCAATACATTGTTCACCAAGCTGCAACATGATAATCAATATGGAGGAGTTTATGGTATATTAGCTTTGAGTTACCAGGCATTGCCGTTTCACTTGAAACCATGCTTTCTCTATCTTTCCCAATTTCCGGAGGATTGGCCAATTAAGAAGAGGACATTAATTCGAATGTGGATTGCTGAAGGCTTCATACAGCAACAAGGAGATGAAACAATGGAAGATATAGCAGAAGGATACTTGGAAGAGATTGTTCACAGAAGCATGGTTCAAGTCAGCAAAAGGGATCACACAGGTACTGGAATCAAAATCTGCCGGATGCATGATCTTGTGCGAGATCTATGCATATTGAAGGCAAAGGAAGAAAGCTTCCTTAGAGTTGTTGAGCATAGCGAATACAACTCGAGCGCTTGGACTTTTCTCTCAACTGCTGTGACTGGTCAGTCACGTAGGTTGGCTTTGCATCTTCATGAGTCCGAATACAGTTTACAAAATTATAATGTTGTAATGTCTTGTGTGCCGCTGGTTGGAAAAGGTGATTCTGGGATCCGTTCTCTTCTTTATTTTGCTCAAAAGGACAGGCATCATATGGAAAAACAGCAagcaaaattcattttcaagaACTTGAGACTCCTTAGAGTTTTGAATATTGAGAATGTTCATCACATTGTTCATCACATACCTAGAGAGATAGGTAACCTGATTCACCTGAGATATCTCGGATTAAGAGGTGTTTACTCAAGGATTACACCAGCAATGCCATCATCTTTAAGCAACCTTGAGGGTTTATACACTATTGATCTGAGAGACTCACAAAGGTCCATTTTAAGCTTGAACACTGATGCCTTGTTGAAGTTGGAGAGTTTGAGGCATTTGTTGCTTGATTCTAGGGGTGTGCTTCCACTCAAATCGTTAAGAAATCTAGAGACGCTCAAGATTGTAACAGGTGAGAGTCTAACCAAAGACAATGCGGTGTTCGAGTTGACTAACCTTCGAAATCTAGCAGTATATTTCGAAACAGGAGAGGAAGTTGAGATGGTCTTAAAATCTCCATGTGTTGCATCAGGCCTTCTTCGTTCGTTAAAGATGGAAATGCCACGTGGAACTTCATTTCCAAAGTTGGAACAACTGTCTTCCTGTGAAGATCTCACCAAAGCAGCTTTAAGAGGAAAAATAGCAGAAGATAGCCTGGAATTTCTACCAGCAAGCCTTACCAAGCTAGTTCTGCAGGATTCTGAATTAAAACAAGATCCCATGTTTATTCTAGAAAAGTTTCATAATTTGAGGTATTTGCACTTGGAAGATGATGCTTACAATGGTTCAAAAATGGTTTGCTCTGCCAATGGATTTCCACAACTTGAAATTCTGAAACTCAGATCATTACGAAACCTGAAGGAATGGAGAATAGAGAATGGTGCAATGCCGTGTCTCAATAATTTATCCTTGCGAGAACTGGGAAGACTGCGGATGGACCCCCAGATGTTCAAGAAGTTTGTATCCACTCTTAAGCAATTTGAATATTCTGAAATGTCTCGAGAATTTATGAGTGATATGTCACGTACTTTTCAGGGACTAATAAGTAATTAG